In Bacteroidia bacterium, a genomic segment contains:
- the hisH gene encoding imidazole glycerol phosphate synthase subunit HisH codes for MKIVVIKYNAGNVQSVTYALNRLGIEPVLSDDPEVIRAADKVIFPGVGEASTTMRYLRQSGLDRLIPSLTQPVLGICLGMQLMCAHSEEGNVDCLGIFDHQVRRFSSEKVKVPHMGWNLLGELKSPLMEDLGEKPFVYFVHSFYVESGIHTIASADYGIRFSAALQKDNFFATQFHPEKSGLPGAQILKNFIDYADHTSN; via the coding sequence ATGAAGATCGTTGTCATCAAATATAACGCAGGAAATGTCCAGTCTGTTACTTATGCCTTGAACCGATTGGGGATTGAACCCGTGTTGTCTGACGACCCGGAGGTGATTCGCGCTGCGGATAAGGTGATTTTTCCGGGGGTTGGGGAGGCCAGTACCACCATGCGTTATCTGCGCCAGTCTGGTCTCGATCGTTTGATTCCCTCTCTTACGCAGCCAGTGTTGGGAATTTGTCTGGGAATGCAACTGATGTGCGCGCATTCTGAAGAGGGAAATGTCGATTGTCTGGGGATATTTGATCATCAGGTCAGGAGGTTTTCCTCTGAAAAGGTCAAAGTGCCACATATGGGCTGGAACCTTTTGGGGGAACTGAAGTCCCCACTGATGGAAGACCTTGGTGAAAAACCGTTTGTCTATTTTGTACACAGTTTTTATGTGGAGTCCGGGATTCATACTATTGCAAGTGCTGATTATGGTATTCGATTCAGTGCCGCCCTTCAGAAGGATAATTTTTTTGCTACACAGTTTCACCCGGAGAAAAGTGGGTTGCCCGGTGCCCAAATTTTAAAAAACTTCATCGACTATGCGGATCATACCAGCAATTGA
- the hisF gene encoding imidazole glycerol phosphate synthase subunit HisF — protein sequence MLTKRIIPCLDIRNGRTVKGVNFVNIRDAGDPVELAAAYALQGADELTFLDITATVEHRKTMADLVLRVAKEINIPFTVGGGISSVADVSRLLSSGADKISVNSAAVRNPGLVDELALEFGSQCVVVAIDTHFQEGEWMVYTHGGRTPTSIRTLDWAKEVADRGAGEILLTSMVSDGTQAGFSLEITAMVSRLLSIPVIASGGAGTMEHFAEAFSTGNADAALAASVFHFGIIPIPSLKQYLSGKGIPIRI from the coding sequence ATGTTAACCAAAAGAATTATCCCCTGCTTAGATATAAGAAACGGACGTACGGTAAAAGGCGTCAACTTTGTCAATATCCGCGACGCGGGCGATCCGGTCGAACTGGCAGCGGCCTATGCGCTTCAGGGGGCAGATGAATTAACCTTTCTCGATATTACCGCTACCGTAGAACATCGCAAAACAATGGCTGACCTTGTGCTTCGGGTTGCAAAGGAAATCAATATCCCTTTTACCGTAGGAGGTGGGATCAGCAGCGTGGCCGATGTCTCCCGTCTATTGTCTTCCGGTGCAGATAAAATATCTGTGAACTCGGCAGCCGTGCGAAACCCGGGGCTTGTCGATGAACTTGCGCTAGAATTTGGCAGTCAATGTGTGGTTGTGGCGATTGATACTCATTTTCAGGAAGGTGAATGGATGGTATATACGCACGGCGGACGTACGCCTACGTCGATTCGTACCCTGGATTGGGCCAAAGAAGTCGCCGACCGGGGGGCTGGTGAAATTCTTTTAACCTCTATGGTCAGCGATGGCACACAGGCAGGATTTTCGCTTGAAATCACCGCGATGGTTTCCAGGCTATTGTCTATACCCGTAATTGCCTCCGGTGGTGCAGGCACAATGGAGCATTTTGCAGAAGCATTTTCAACGGGAAATGCAGACGCAGCATTGGCCGCCAGCGTGTTTCACTTCGGCATCATTCCCATTCCCTCGCTAAAACAATATCTTTCCGGCAAAGGTATTCCAATCAGAATCTGA
- the hisIE gene encoding bifunctional phosphoribosyl-AMP cyclohydrolase/phosphoribosyl-ATP diphosphatase HisIE, protein MRKSQQSKTSVKMMDLDFEKSYGLVPAIIQDASTDKVLMLGYMDDKAFKKTVKEGRVTFYSRSKERLWTKGETSGNFLKVVDIIPDCDKDAILVKVIPDGPVCHTGKDTCFGEKNNSDYSFLRKLENTIRERRKNPVKGSHTSKLFDRGINKIAQKVGEEAVEMIIEAKDNDKNLFINECADLLYHVMVLLEAKDASIKEVIKVLKGRSKVRK, encoded by the coding sequence ATTCGTAAATCGCAGCAGTCAAAAACGAGTGTAAAAATGATGGATCTTGATTTTGAAAAATCCTACGGCCTGGTTCCCGCTATTATCCAGGACGCCAGTACAGATAAAGTGCTGATGTTGGGATATATGGACGATAAGGCCTTTAAAAAAACCGTAAAAGAAGGGCGGGTAACTTTTTACAGCCGGTCAAAGGAAAGACTCTGGACCAAGGGGGAAACTTCCGGCAATTTTCTTAAAGTGGTGGATATTATTCCGGATTGCGACAAGGATGCGATTCTTGTAAAGGTGATTCCCGACGGACCGGTTTGCCATACCGGAAAAGATACCTGCTTTGGGGAAAAAAATAACTCGGATTATTCTTTCCTCCGAAAACTGGAAAACACCATCAGAGAACGCCGGAAAAACCCGGTAAAGGGCTCCCATACCAGCAAACTCTTTGACCGGGGGATCAATAAAATTGCCCAGAAAGTGGGTGAGGAAGCGGTCGAAATGATCATCGAGGCCAAAGACAATGATAAAAATCTGTTTATCAATGAGTGTGCAGATTTGCTGTATCATGTCATGGTGTTGCTTGAAGCCAAAGATGCCTCTATTAAGGAGGTAATCAAAGTGTTGAAAGGCCGGTCCAAAGTCCGTAAATAG
- a CDS encoding GWxTD domain-containing protein translates to MSRRIIIFVISCLLSLSTKAQWELGVKNSLDKVFNTRLYLHYTASSAKQKNFLADIRFRPRGSYRTYLRKEVPLSTDESIVFTIPVTLPPDDYEIDVDILDRDLDAHVSLTLDEPFTVHPASEVQVSDIFLSYRDSFQQAFLAPLPGKTISQGVENLFYYLEIKAPGYEVLSVRAVLYKEQKNQESTSTQAYESMYQSSQVIYVTEGQKLVFKDVIPVANLSEGEYLLDIRIYDDDEPLNNEGIRFEVGGNIQKKIFSDLDESIRMMEYTVPVEILERLLRFPDEKVKAVEFKDVWKELYGENADKMMEAYFRKIYQANERFGEGTDGWQTDRGRIFIQYGEPRIKSLTINGKEYERWTYGKWSLSFLFEKRNQRYVLVE, encoded by the coding sequence ATGTCCCGTAGGATCATCATTTTTGTAATTAGCTGCCTGCTCTCTCTGTCCACTAAAGCGCAATGGGAACTGGGGGTGAAAAATAGCCTGGACAAGGTGTTTAACACTCGTTTGTACCTGCATTATACTGCCAGTAGTGCCAAGCAAAAAAACTTTCTGGCGGATATTCGTTTTCGCCCAAGAGGAAGCTATCGCACCTACCTTCGGAAAGAAGTGCCTCTCTCTACCGATGAGTCTATCGTTTTTACAATTCCGGTTACCCTTCCTCCCGACGATTATGAAATCGATGTAGATATTCTGGACCGCGACCTGGACGCGCATGTCTCGCTGACACTGGATGAGCCATTTACCGTACATCCAGCTTCAGAGGTCCAGGTTTCGGATATTTTCCTGAGCTATAGAGATAGTTTCCAGCAGGCATTTCTTGCTCCATTGCCCGGCAAAACAATTTCCCAGGGCGTCGAGAACCTGTTTTACTATCTTGAAATAAAAGCACCCGGATATGAAGTCCTGTCTGTGCGCGCGGTGTTGTACAAAGAACAAAAAAATCAGGAGTCAACTTCTACCCAGGCTTATGAGTCGATGTATCAGTCCAGTCAGGTCATTTATGTAACGGAAGGGCAGAAACTTGTATTTAAAGATGTGATTCCCGTTGCCAACCTTTCTGAAGGTGAGTATCTCCTTGATATAAGAATATACGATGATGATGAGCCACTCAACAATGAAGGAATAAGGTTTGAGGTTGGCGGCAATATTCAGAAGAAAATATTCAGCGATCTGGACGAATCTATCCGTATGATGGAGTACACGGTTCCGGTAGAGATTCTGGAGAGACTGTTGCGGTTTCCGGATGAAAAAGTAAAAGCGGTGGAATTTAAGGATGTCTGGAAAGAACTGTATGGCGAAAACGCAGATAAAATGATGGAAGCATATTTTCGCAAAATTTATCAGGCGAATGAGCGATTTGGCGAAGGGACGGATGGTTGGCAAACAGACCGTGGAAGAATATTTATCCAATATGGAGAACCACGCATAAAATCGTTGACAATCAATGGGAAAGAATACGAAAGGTGGACGTATGGAAAATGGTCATTATCTTTTTTATTTGAAAAACGCAACCAACGTTATGTGCTGGTCGAATAA
- the hisA gene encoding 1-(5-phosphoribosyl)-5-[(5-phosphoribosylamino)methylideneamino]imidazole-4-carboxamide isomerase, with translation MRIIPAIDIIDGKCVRLEEGDYGRKKVYHSDPLKVALEWENHGGEFLHLVDLDGAKAGKLVNLSVIETICQHTGLKVDVGGGIKSDADLKAAFDAGAVQVNIGSLAVTNRELFASWIAAFGGEKMLLSADVREGFVAIHGWQTITEWRLADFICEYMDLGITTVVCTDISKDGMMAGPSFALYESLIQRFPELKLVASGGITSLEDVRQLSEMNIDGAIIGKAIYEGKIQWKDLVQK, from the coding sequence ATGCGGATCATACCAGCAATTGATATTATCGACGGTAAATGTGTACGCCTGGAAGAAGGTGATTACGGCCGAAAAAAAGTGTACCATAGTGATCCGCTCAAGGTTGCTCTTGAGTGGGAAAATCACGGAGGGGAGTTCCTGCATCTCGTGGATCTCGACGGGGCAAAGGCAGGTAAATTGGTCAATCTCTCCGTTATCGAAACCATTTGTCAACATACAGGTCTTAAAGTAGATGTGGGGGGAGGCATAAAATCTGACGCCGATTTGAAGGCGGCTTTTGATGCAGGGGCAGTTCAGGTGAATATCGGAAGTCTGGCCGTAACCAATCGCGAATTGTTTGCTTCCTGGATAGCCGCCTTCGGCGGAGAAAAAATGCTGCTGAGCGCAGATGTTCGGGAGGGTTTTGTCGCTATCCACGGTTGGCAGACAATCACAGAATGGCGCCTGGCCGACTTTATCTGTGAGTATATGGATTTGGGTATCACTACGGTCGTTTGTACCGATATCTCCAAAGACGGCATGATGGCAGGCCCGTCTTTTGCTTTATATGAATCACTGATTCAACGGTTTCCCGAACTGAAACTGGTTGCCAGTGGGGGGATTACCTCGCTGGAAGATGTTCGTCAGCTTTCCGAAATGAATATAGATGGAGCCATTATCGGAAAGGCTATTTATGAGGGCAAAATACAATGGAAAGATTTGGTTCAAAAATAA
- the hisB gene encoding bifunctional histidinol-phosphatase/imidazoleglycerol-phosphate dehydratase HisB, which yields MKKVLFLDRDGVILVEPPVDFQVDSLEKLEFIPGVIRNLYRIACATEFEWVMVTNQDGLGTASFPEETFWSAHNKMIQTLAGEGITFSEVVIDRTFAHEKAPTRKPGTALLTKYLDGSYDLAGSLVIGDRFSDMQLACNLGAKGILIGRSSDAQDTVYEGNDLSETIILKAENWDQIGDFVVNGCGRRTAAIHRQTNETDIFINLDLDGNGKTSHSTGLGFFDHMLDQLGKHSRIDLSVSARGDLHIDEHHTIEDVGIALGEAFCKALGDKRGIERYGCFDLVMDDALARVAIDFSGRPWLVWQCDFQRERVGDMPVEMVFHFFKSFSDGARCNLNISVSGDNAHHMIEATFKGVARAIRNAVKRIPGEDSLPSTKGVL from the coding sequence ATGAAAAAAGTGCTGTTTCTTGATCGGGATGGGGTAATCCTTGTCGAACCTCCGGTAGATTTTCAGGTGGACAGCCTGGAAAAGCTCGAATTTATTCCCGGCGTCATTCGCAATCTTTACCGGATTGCCTGTGCAACGGAATTTGAATGGGTAATGGTTACCAATCAGGATGGACTGGGTACCGCAAGTTTTCCTGAAGAGACTTTCTGGTCGGCGCACAACAAAATGATTCAGACTCTGGCCGGGGAGGGAATTACTTTTTCGGAAGTGGTCATAGATCGTACATTTGCCCATGAAAAGGCTCCAACGCGCAAACCTGGCACCGCACTTTTGACAAAATACCTCGACGGATCTTATGATCTGGCGGGCAGCCTGGTTATCGGAGACCGTTTTTCTGACATGCAACTGGCCTGCAATCTGGGCGCAAAAGGTATTCTTATTGGCCGCAGCAGCGATGCGCAGGATACGGTCTATGAGGGGAATGATCTTTCGGAAACGATTATCCTGAAAGCTGAAAATTGGGACCAGATCGGTGATTTTGTAGTGAATGGATGTGGACGTCGAACGGCTGCTATACACAGGCAGACCAATGAAACTGACATTTTCATCAATCTTGATCTGGATGGAAATGGTAAAACCAGTCATTCAACCGGGTTGGGATTTTTTGACCACATGCTGGATCAATTGGGTAAACATAGCCGCATAGATCTGTCTGTTTCGGCCAGGGGCGACTTGCACATTGATGAGCATCATACCATTGAAGACGTGGGAATTGCCCTGGGGGAGGCGTTCTGTAAAGCGCTGGGGGACAAACGGGGCATCGAGCGGTATGGCTGTTTTGATCTGGTGATGGATGATGCGCTGGCAAGGGTTGCGATCGATTTCAGCGGAAGACCCTGGCTGGTCTGGCAATGTGATTTTCAAAGAGAAAGGGTGGGGGATATGCCCGTAGAAATGGTTTTCCATTTTTTTAAGTCCTTCTCTGACGGGGCGCGATGCAACCTGAATATATCTGTTTCCGGTGATAATGCACACCACATGATCGAGGCTACCTTTAAGGGGGTAGCCAGAGCAATCCGAAATGCGGTAAAGCGAATTCCGGGAGAAGACAGTTTGCCTTCTACCAAAGGCGTCTTATGA
- the ftsY gene encoding signal recognition particle-docking protein FtsY — MLNFFKKKENKDKLDKGLEKTKQGLFSRLNRAVLGKSKVDDEVLDELEEILIASDVGIKTTLRIIERIQARVSRDKFAGTAELNFILKDEIEQLILESHPDSRDYFDIPQFSADGKKMPYVIMVVGVNGVGKTTTIGKLAWRFKSLGKSVLLGAGDTFRAAAVDQLKLWSERVGVDFYSKGMNTDPAAVAYEAVREGVNKGHDVVIIDTAGRLHNKKHLMDELSKIKRSMNKVMEGAPHEVLLVLDASTGQNAINQATAFTEATQVSAMALTKLDGTAKGGVVIGVSDIFKIPVKYIGVGEAMDDLQIFAPTEFIESMFKQ, encoded by the coding sequence ATGCTGAATTTTTTCAAGAAAAAAGAGAATAAAGACAAGCTCGACAAAGGATTGGAAAAAACCAAACAGGGTTTATTTTCCCGCCTCAACCGGGCTGTCCTGGGCAAAAGTAAGGTCGATGACGAAGTGCTGGACGAATTGGAGGAGATCCTCATTGCCAGTGACGTAGGGATTAAAACGACCTTGCGCATTATTGAGCGTATCCAGGCTCGTGTTTCCCGTGATAAATTTGCAGGTACAGCAGAGCTGAACTTTATACTCAAAGATGAAATTGAGCAACTGATTCTGGAATCGCATCCAGATTCCCGCGACTATTTTGATATTCCTCAGTTTTCTGCCGACGGCAAAAAAATGCCTTATGTGATTATGGTCGTTGGGGTAAATGGGGTGGGAAAAACCACAACCATCGGTAAACTCGCCTGGCGTTTCAAATCACTCGGCAAGTCGGTACTTCTGGGAGCCGGAGATACTTTCCGCGCGGCAGCGGTCGATCAGTTGAAGCTCTGGTCAGAGCGGGTGGGCGTGGATTTTTATAGCAAAGGCATGAATACCGATCCGGCTGCAGTCGCCTATGAAGCTGTTCGGGAAGGCGTGAATAAAGGCCATGATGTCGTCATCATAGATACCGCTGGTCGCCTTCACAACAAAAAACATCTCATGGATGAGCTTTCCAAGATCAAGCGAAGTATGAATAAAGTCATGGAAGGTGCGCCGCATGAAGTACTGCTCGTGCTGGATGCTTCTACCGGACAAAACGCTATCAACCAGGCTACTGCTTTTACTGAAGCCACACAGGTATCTGCTATGGCACTAACCAAACTCGACGGTACGGCCAAAGGTGGTGTGGTCATCGGTGTGTCTGATATTTTTAAAATTCCGGTAAAGTATATCGGGGTAGGTGAGGCAATGGACGATCTTCAAATCTTCGCTCCCACTGAGTTTATCGAATCCATGTTCAAACAGTAA
- a CDS encoding glycosyltransferase family 9 protein: MLKISNSSPKILVVRFSSIGDIVLTTPVLRNLKRAYPQSEVHFFTKPAYAHLIATNPYVDKIHELQSPLRLQLKRLKEEEYDLILDLHHNLRSQRVKWALGAPHISFDKANFAKILLVKTGRQIKPISHIVERYHEVLRKIGITPDTAGLDFFLSDAAINEAAEIIRNAGTNFSGDCLAVVLGATHQTKRWLPVHFTSLLNRFQQPVILLGGPDITKEAKAIIGGLDVPVLDAVGKYDMMVSAALMKSCRAVLTHDTGLMHVAAAFGMKVFSLWGSTVPEFGMTPWKTESYILENTEVSCRPCTRIGFDICPKGHFNCMGKLTPEKVLESLESNF, encoded by the coding sequence ATGTTGAAAATCAGTAATTCCTCTCCCAAAATCCTTGTGGTTAGGTTTAGCTCTATCGGTGATATTGTGCTTACAACACCTGTGCTGCGCAACCTGAAGCGTGCTTATCCTCAGTCTGAAGTTCACTTTTTCACTAAACCCGCCTATGCACATCTGATTGCGACCAATCCCTATGTGGATAAAATCCATGAACTGCAATCTCCCCTCAGGCTTCAGTTGAAACGTCTGAAAGAAGAGGAATACGACTTGATTCTGGACCTTCACCACAACCTCCGCAGTCAGCGGGTAAAATGGGCATTGGGCGCACCTCACATCTCTTTTGATAAAGCCAATTTTGCCAAAATTTTGTTGGTGAAAACCGGCAGGCAGATTAAGCCCATTTCCCATATAGTGGAAAGATATCACGAGGTGTTGAGAAAGATCGGGATTACCCCGGACACGGCAGGCCTGGACTTTTTTTTGTCCGATGCAGCTATAAACGAAGCTGCCGAAATTATCAGAAATGCCGGTACTAACTTTTCGGGTGATTGTCTGGCTGTTGTACTGGGGGCCACGCATCAGACGAAGCGGTGGCTTCCGGTTCATTTCACCAGTCTGCTCAACCGGTTTCAGCAACCGGTCATCCTGTTGGGAGGGCCGGACATAACTAAAGAAGCCAAAGCGATTATTGGCGGATTAGACGTGCCCGTTTTGGATGCAGTCGGGAAATACGATATGATGGTTTCTGCTGCATTGATGAAGTCCTGCCGGGCTGTGTTGACCCACGATACCGGCCTGATGCATGTGGCGGCGGCTTTTGGCATGAAGGTATTTTCGCTTTGGGGAAGCACTGTCCCCGAATTTGGCATGACCCCCTGGAAAACAGAAAGTTATATCCTCGAAAACACGGAGGTCTCCTGCCGTCCGTGTACCCGCATCGGGTTTGATATCTGCCCCAAAGGACACTTCAATTGTATGGGAAAACTTACACCCGAAAAAGTCCTGGAGAGCCTGGAAAGTAATTTCTGA
- a CDS encoding HD domain-containing protein produces MGKINFNDAETFILLKLKDELPDSLTYHGIHHTLDVLDAAVEIAEAEGVSSESLILLKTAALFHDSGFTQTYHGHEAAGCAIAREFLPRFGYSEEQLDLICGMIMATQIPQNPQNLLEQILCDADLYYLGRNDFYPVGITLFQEFQERGVVKNEKEWNNLQVKFLESHHYFTETAMRRRNSKKQQHLREVRAIVARYVA; encoded by the coding sequence ATGGGCAAAATTAATTTTAACGACGCGGAAACATTCATTCTGCTCAAGCTGAAAGATGAGCTTCCGGACAGTCTTACTTATCATGGCATCCATCATACGCTGGATGTGCTGGATGCAGCGGTAGAAATTGCCGAAGCAGAAGGAGTCAGCAGTGAATCGCTGATTCTGCTGAAAACGGCTGCGCTTTTTCATGATTCCGGGTTTACTCAAACGTATCATGGACATGAAGCTGCAGGCTGCGCGATTGCGCGAGAGTTTCTCCCGCGTTTTGGTTATTCTGAAGAACAACTTGACTTGATCTGCGGAATGATTATGGCTACCCAGATTCCGCAAAATCCGCAAAATCTGCTCGAGCAGATACTTTGTGATGCAGATCTTTACTACCTCGGGAGGAATGATTTTTACCCGGTAGGAATCACACTTTTTCAGGAGTTTCAGGAACGGGGTGTCGTGAAAAATGAGAAGGAATGGAATAACCTTCAGGTAAAATTTCTTGAAAGCCATCATTATTTCACTGAAACCGCGATGCGAAGAAGAAACAGCAAAAAGCAGCAGCACCTCCGCGAAGTCAGGGCGATTGTAGCCCGTTATGTTGCCTGA
- the rimO gene encoding 30S ribosomal protein S12 methylthiotransferase RimO: MRTNSRKYSRKAQDKINVITLGCSKNLVDSEVLLSQLAGNGFKATHEAADNKANIVVINTCGFIDRAKEESVNTILEYIDKKEAGEIEKVFVTGCLSQRYRSDLEVEMPQVDGYFGTMDMPDLVKALGGDFKHELIGERRTTTDSHYAYLKIAEGCNRPCSFCAIPLMRGKHSSREIEFLVKEAEFLVNKGVREIMLIAQDLTYYGIDIYGKRRLNDLLNALADVEGLEWIRLHYAYPSGFPMDILPTIRDRANICNYLDIPLQHISDNVLTTMRRGINRARTEDLIARIRDEVPGITLRTTMLVGHPGETEADHQELLEFVENAKFDRLGVFTYSHEENTHAGEKFEDLVPEEEKQRRSDEIMEVQQEISFDLNRAKVGKMLPVMVDRKENDYFIGRTEADSPEVDNEVIIYTSESLPVGKITPVKITDAMEFDLIARI; encoded by the coding sequence ATGCGAACCAATAGCCGGAAATATAGCCGAAAGGCGCAGGATAAAATCAATGTCATCACCCTGGGCTGCTCCAAGAACCTCGTCGATTCAGAGGTGCTGCTGTCTCAGCTTGCAGGCAATGGGTTTAAAGCCACCCATGAAGCGGCCGATAATAAAGCCAATATTGTGGTGATCAATACTTGTGGTTTTATCGATCGGGCCAAAGAGGAATCCGTCAACACGATTCTCGAATACATCGATAAAAAAGAGGCCGGGGAAATAGAAAAGGTATTTGTAACAGGCTGTCTTTCACAACGATACCGATCCGACCTTGAAGTAGAAATGCCGCAGGTGGATGGCTATTTCGGGACGATGGATATGCCCGATCTGGTCAAAGCGCTGGGGGGCGATTTTAAGCATGAACTGATCGGTGAAAGGCGTACCACTACTGACAGCCATTACGCTTATCTCAAAATTGCCGAGGGCTGCAATCGCCCTTGCAGCTTCTGCGCGATTCCGCTTATGCGGGGTAAACATAGTTCCCGCGAAATAGAATTTCTCGTCAAAGAGGCAGAGTTTCTGGTCAATAAGGGGGTGCGTGAAATTATGCTGATTGCTCAGGATCTTACCTATTACGGAATCGATATTTACGGAAAAAGGCGACTCAATGACCTGCTTAACGCCCTGGCAGATGTGGAGGGGCTGGAGTGGATTCGCCTGCATTACGCATATCCTTCCGGCTTCCCAATGGATATTCTCCCCACCATCCGCGACAGAGCCAATATCTGTAACTATCTCGATATTCCGCTTCAGCATATATCGGACAATGTCCTGACAACTATGCGGCGAGGGATTAACAGAGCCCGAACGGAAGATCTGATCGCCCGTATCCGTGATGAGGTTCCGGGTATTACGCTGCGTACAACGATGCTGGTGGGACATCCGGGAGAGACCGAGGCCGATCATCAGGAATTGTTGGAATTTGTTGAGAACGCAAAATTTGACCGCCTGGGGGTATTTACTTATTCCCACGAGGAGAATACCCATGCCGGAGAAAAATTTGAAGATTTGGTGCCTGAAGAAGAAAAACAGCGACGGTCAGATGAAATTATGGAAGTCCAGCAGGAAATTTCATTTGACCTGAACCGGGCGAAAGTGGGAAAAATGCTTCCGGTAATGGTAGATCGCAAAGAAAATGACTATTTTATCGGCAGAACCGAGGCCGATTCTCCTGAGGTGGATAATGAAGTGATTATTTATACCAGCGAATCGCTTCCGGTAGGTAAAATTACCCCGGTGAAAATTACTGATGCCATGGAATTTGACCTGATCGCAAGGATTTAG
- a CDS encoding FKBP-type peptidyl-prolyl cis-trans isomerase, with product MYKNSFLSVSLVLLVFLAGCGDHSSSETTETTGSTDSAVAAKPQAEIDEEKIADYLKTNGIENAQSTESGLYYVIDSPGEGEHPTVNSTVLMHYKGMTLKGDIFDSSYDSGEPLNYPLRDLIRGWQEGVPLLGRGGKATLYIPSTLAYGPRRRSDLIGPNEVLIFDVELLDFQ from the coding sequence ATGTATAAAAATTCATTTCTGAGTGTATCACTTGTCCTGCTGGTTTTCCTGGCCGGGTGTGGTGATCATAGCTCTTCAGAAACCACAGAAACCACCGGATCTACAGATTCGGCAGTGGCTGCAAAACCTCAGGCAGAAATCGATGAGGAGAAAATCGCTGATTATCTCAAAACCAATGGTATTGAAAATGCCCAATCCACAGAATCCGGATTGTATTATGTCATTGATAGCCCGGGTGAAGGTGAACATCCGACGGTAAATTCTACGGTTCTGATGCACTACAAAGGAATGACCCTGAAAGGTGATATCTTTGATTCTTCCTATGATTCTGGTGAGCCGCTGAACTACCCGCTGCGTGATCTGATTCGCGGATGGCAGGAAGGTGTTCCTTTGCTGGGCCGGGGAGGAAAAGCTACCCTCTATATTCCTTCTACGCTGGCTTACGGGCCCCGGCGTCGCAGTGATCTTATCGGCCCAAATGAAGTGCTGATTTTTGATGTGGAATTGCTGGATTTTCAGTAG
- a CDS encoding T9SS type A sorting domain-containing protein — protein MGGNASGLGNNPESDLDAPLSPEFVAIQHTSTSTDGASYKTTGGLRSNTTLAQLTNVSNWNTSSNNIAISTTAFTNISFGGFPVEWLDFKAVAGTASVTVSWITARELNNDYFVVENSLDGVEFSELGQVEGAGTTDTPTSYEFIDHSPRADRLYYRVRQVDFDGAFSFTSVMMVNIGEVSGKAKMYPNPVVSDLTVDQFQGEMTIFNVAGQQLSSTLINGSKTIDLSNLEKGMYLVRLVSNTGVVETHRIVK, from the coding sequence ATGGGGGGCAATGCAAGTGGTCTGGGAAATAATCCTGAATCAGATCTTGATGCACCTCTTTCTCCTGAGTTTGTAGCCATCCAGCATACAAGCACAAGTACCGATGGCGCTTCCTACAAAACGACAGGTGGATTGAGAAGTAATACCACCCTGGCACAACTTACAAATGTTAGTAATTGGAATACCAGCAGCAATAACATTGCCATTTCCACCACGGCATTCACCAACATCAGCTTTGGCGGTTTCCCGGTCGAATGGTTGGACTTTAAAGCTGTTGCTGGTACTGCAAGCGTAACGGTATCATGGATTACGGCCCGTGAGCTCAACAACGACTACTTTGTGGTTGAAAACAGCCTGGATGGGGTTGAGTTTTCTGAACTTGGCCAGGTAGAAGGTGCCGGAACGACAGATACTCCGACAAGCTACGAATTTATTGACCACTCACCCAGAGCAGATCGCCTCTATTACCGCGTACGTCAGGTGGATTTTGACGGAGCCTTCTCTTTTACTTCAGTAATGATGGTAAACATCGGTGAGGTCTCCGGTAAAGCCAAAATGTATCCCAACCCCGTAGTGAGTGATCTTACTGTAGATCAATTCCAGGGTGAGATGACGATTTTCAACGTTGCCGGTCAGCAACTGAGCAGTACCTTGATCAATGGGAGCAAAACCATAGACCTCTCTAATCTGGAAAAAGGAATGTATCTGGTCAGACTTGTTAGCAATACGGGTGTGGTAGAAACCCACAGAATCGTGAAATAA